Below is a genomic region from Ignavibacteria bacterium.
TTCAATCCGTTCGGAAGTTCCGCGCGTTGAATTGTTGGAAGCGAAATCGCAGAAAGTTGTCCCGGTTTCGGTTGAATAGTACGGTCGAGTTGTGTGAATGCGGTTGATGTCATTAACAAAATTGTTAGGAGTTGTGTGAAAAATTGTTTCATTGGAAAACAAAAATTATTTATCGCGTTCATCCGGTTCAACATTCGGAACACGTTTCAAAGCGTTCTTGAACTTTGATTTACTTGCGCGTTTACTTCGTTTCTGAATGTGTTCTTCAGTTAGCAAAGTGGAAATTTTTTCTTCGTTAGAATCAGATTTATTATTCATTTCTTTTTCAAGGAATATTATACAACGGTTTCTTTTAAATATTTTTCGATTCGGTCTTTGTTGGAAAACAAACTAGAGTACTGTTTTTCACACACATCGCTAAACCGTGCAAGTACTTTTCTATTTACAACTTCTTGGTCTTCAAAAATAGCAAGAGAGCGAAATTGCAATCCCCATTTTTCATACTGCAATATACTTATAGTGGAATCCCGGCATTTATCATCGTTAGCAACCGCAAAAATAAATAAGGGCTTTTCCATTTTGTTTATTCGACAATCAACAGGATATTTTGCATCGGGGTCGTGTAGAGAATCGTTGTAATTAAATTTTAATCGCTCTTGAGGAATCTTTTGTTCAACAAAACTTTTAAAATCTTCCCAAAAAGTTGACTTTACACGTTCTCTATTCAAATATGTAATGTCGGTGATTTTAGACAGTCCTTGTATAAAATTATAAAAAATATTTC
It encodes:
- a CDS encoding DUF1828 domain-containing protein — its product is MELQHVEKEFKEKVCKEIRFFSEGVDRYRVFTPFQFDDGDSFAIVLKKIDKHWMLSDEGHTYMHLSYEMDTDSLENGNRAKIISNTLSNFGIKEQRGILSAELEEENLGNIFYNFIQGLSKITDITYLNRERVKSTFWEDFKSFVEQKIPQERLKFNYNDSLHDPDAKYPVDCRINKMEKPLFIFAVANDDKCRDSTISILQYEKWGLQFRSLAIFEDQEVVNRKVLARFSDVCEKQYSSLFSNKDRIEKYLKETVV